The following proteins are co-located in the Candidatus Methylomirabilota bacterium genome:
- a CDS encoding ATP-binding protein, whose translation MRSKETRSRKDMVAVRPIPQWAEDLYERMEADTSSLFVLHHNIADYAPLNQSFLPFSTFLTQWLGITDPVIFYNRSMGLRFPNDESERRFREAAGLKAKPVQDEREAYLEEQRQRALRALGEATGAEPPLPTHASKVVPLIGQCLRSGRLRNGSRRAIVVLEYAESIAPAADFSCMNEDDRNNLVALLSLATDRTVREQGGMVLLTVSNLADLHPALRQPGDRVELIEVPLPDEGDRLEYIEHLLDQDGATLSMSAEAFARATAGLTRLHLEQLWRQAKAKGSPLTFEEVKRRKREILRHDLYGIVELVDPSFGLEAIGGLAAVREFFREVIQAIRDGDVKMVPRGITLVGPPGVGKTAVAEALAKECGFNFVKITNPREKWVGASERNFWKILQSLRSLTPLVVLEDEADQTEQSRDEISGDSGVTNRIRQMRFEFTGDPTIQGKVLWIRITNRPDKLDPAERRSGRFSERIPLLMPDADERLSIFALMPKKHGFVTVNVNFPALADLCEERFPGQITGADIEEISLRAYRHARVRGADEVAEKDYRWAIEDFIPSQSEELIRRQELMAVAHCSSRRFLPERYRDLGVDEVRSLG comes from the coding sequence ATGCGTTCGAAGGAGACCCGTTCCCGCAAGGATATGGTGGCGGTGAGGCCAATCCCGCAATGGGCTGAAGATCTCTATGAGCGGATGGAGGCAGACACCTCGAGCCTCTTCGTCCTCCACCATAATATCGCCGATTACGCCCCCCTCAATCAGAGCTTTCTCCCCTTTTCGACCTTTCTCACGCAGTGGCTGGGGATAACAGATCCCGTCATTTTCTACAATCGCTCCATGGGCCTTCGCTTTCCCAATGACGAGAGCGAGCGCCGATTTCGAGAGGCGGCTGGTCTCAAGGCCAAGCCCGTTCAGGACGAGCGAGAGGCATACCTGGAAGAGCAGCGGCAGCGGGCCTTAAGGGCGTTAGGCGAGGCGACCGGTGCCGAGCCTCCCCTTCCTACTCATGCCAGCAAGGTTGTTCCACTCATTGGTCAATGCCTCCGGTCGGGACGTCTCCGGAATGGCAGCCGGCGCGCGATCGTGGTCCTGGAGTACGCCGAGAGTATCGCGCCAGCCGCCGATTTTTCCTGTATGAATGAGGACGATCGAAACAATTTGGTGGCTCTGCTCAGCCTCGCAACCGATCGCACCGTCCGGGAGCAGGGCGGGATGGTTCTCCTCACCGTCAGCAATCTGGCCGACTTGCACCCGGCGCTGCGACAACCGGGCGATCGGGTCGAGCTCATCGAGGTTCCTCTCCCCGATGAGGGGGACCGGCTTGAGTATATCGAGCACCTGTTGGACCAGGATGGCGCGACCCTCAGCATGAGTGCAGAGGCCTTTGCCCGAGCGACCGCCGGTCTGACCCGGTTGCACCTCGAGCAGCTCTGGCGCCAGGCGAAGGCTAAGGGGTCTCCTTTGACCTTTGAGGAGGTCAAGAGGCGCAAACGAGAGATCCTGCGGCACGATCTCTACGGGATCGTCGAACTGGTCGACCCGAGTTTTGGACTCGAGGCCATCGGGGGGCTTGCAGCGGTCAGGGAATTCTTCCGTGAAGTGATCCAGGCCATCCGGGATGGGGACGTGAAGATGGTCCCTCGTGGGATCACGCTCGTCGGTCCGCCCGGGGTGGGGAAGACAGCGGTGGCCGAGGCGCTGGCCAAGGAGTGCGGCTTCAATTTCGTCAAGATCACTAACCCGCGGGAGAAATGGGTGGGGGCCTCGGAACGGAACTTCTGGAAGATTCTTCAATCCCTCCGATCGTTGACCCCTCTGGTAGTTTTAGAAGATGAGGCAGATCAGACCGAGCAATCCCGGGACGAAATTAGTGGCGATTCCGGAGTGACCAACCGGATTCGTCAGATGCGCTTTGAGTTCACCGGAGACCCTACCATCCAGGGAAAGGTTTTGTGGATCCGGATCACAAATCGTCCGGACAAGCTAGATCCCGCGGAGCGTCGCTCAGGCCGGTTCAGCGAGCGGATTCCCCTGTTGATGCCGGACGCGGATGAGCGGCTCTCTATCTTTGCGCTCATGCCAAAGAAACACGGCTTTGTCACGGTGAACGTGAACTTTCCTGCCCTGGCGGACCTCTGTGAGGAGCGCTTTCCGGGACAAATTACGGGTGCGGATATCGAGGAGATTTCGCTCAGGGCCTACCGCCATGCCAGGGTTCGGGGGGCGGATGAGGTTGCGGAAAAAGATTACCGCTGGGCTATTGAGGA
- a CDS encoding MaoC family dehydratase translates to MRGKTMDGLELGQKAVIVKTITAADIEQYSTLTGDRNPLHTDHAFAKRTRFGEPIAQGMLAASVISACIGSRLPGPGTIYLSQELRFLRPVKIGDTVIARVEVTELIREKHRVRLKTTLHNQRGEPVIEGSALVIPPSHH, encoded by the coding sequence ATGCGCGGGAAGACGATGGACGGGCTGGAGCTCGGGCAGAAGGCCGTCATCGTGAAGACGATCACGGCCGCAGATATTGAGCAATACTCCACCCTGACAGGAGATCGGAACCCCCTGCACACCGATCATGCCTTTGCCAAACGGACGCGATTTGGGGAACCTATCGCGCAAGGCATGCTGGCGGCCAGCGTGATCTCGGCGTGTATCGGCAGTCGGCTGCCCGGCCCCGGGACGATCTATCTTTCCCAAGAACTCCGATTTCTCAGGCCCGTGAAGATTGGCGATACAGTTATCGCCCGTGTCGAAGTGACCGAACTCATCAGAGAAAAGCACCGGGTTCGCCTCAAGACGACCCTTCACAATCAGCGTGGAGAGCCGGTCATCGAGGGTTCTGCGCTGGTGATCCCCCCCTCCCACCACTAG